A section of the Alkalihalobacillus sp. LMS39 genome encodes:
- a CDS encoding SGNH/GDSL hydrolase family protein yields MKLKNIILISTVIICIGILGFSHYQYNQKLKSIAEEAQHFVQPTYPQTSADIEEEGTSSEKVAVSGLIGKTLKDTEDEETISMTIFGSVSLGNPENSDTGWPYLLSTDIKEQIGEEKLKTTVINVNRASSLDVYNGDYLSAVIDSQPDILIIEPFILNDNGIVRIEDTLFVLEHILTIVSKELEDTEILITPPNPVEGAVFYISQVEAVEEFVQSKGYSFVDHWNAWPDESDLPDYLDNNRPNGDGHQVWADFMYDYLTK; encoded by the coding sequence ATGAAGTTGAAAAACATTATTTTGATTAGTACTGTTATTATTTGCATTGGTATACTAGGCTTTAGCCATTATCAATATAATCAAAAATTAAAATCCATAGCTGAGGAAGCGCAGCATTTTGTTCAACCTACATATCCGCAAACTTCAGCCGATATTGAGGAAGAAGGAACAAGCAGTGAAAAGGTTGCCGTCTCTGGCCTAATAGGCAAAACTTTAAAAGATACAGAAGACGAAGAAACCATTTCAATGACTATTTTTGGTTCTGTTTCACTAGGGAATCCTGAGAATTCTGATACTGGATGGCCTTACCTTCTTTCTACTGACATTAAAGAGCAGATTGGAGAAGAAAAACTAAAAACTACGGTCATTAATGTGAACCGAGCTTCTTCACTTGATGTTTATAATGGAGACTATTTGTCTGCTGTTATTGATAGTCAACCTGACATTTTAATTATTGAACCATTCATTTTGAACGACAACGGCATTGTTAGAATAGAAGATACGTTATTCGTATTAGAACACATCCTTACTATAGTTAGTAAAGAGTTAGAAGACACCGAAATTCTTATCACTCCACCAAACCCGGTAGAAGGTGCGGTATTTTACATTTCTCAAGTCGAAGCAGTCGAAGAGTTTGTTCAATCAAAAGGCTATTCATTTGTTGACCACTGGAACGCTTGGCCTGATGAGAGTGACCTTCCCGATTACTTAGATAACAACCGACCAAACGGCGATGGTCACCAAGTTTGGGCTGATTTTATGTATGACTATTTAACGAAATAA
- a CDS encoding tetratricopeptide repeat protein yields MKPNKLIYISGSFVALFVIAFLIFIFTQQKSIDPSQLEFLANQSYEQGDFESSIEQYLLLLEQDQKNVEARIGLANSYIALAQLEEAERVFLEGTELIPTEPQFYIFLSTLYANQSNIISALSTLEKGVTNTNSTQLQSEYNNYVNNIGIYADHPLIQKGVPREFGLIWIDSMDRYIPIEAEWEIVDGQIAEINESTTTHVSVQGKELGKTKILATVGTITRELEVEIKEQVIESLDFVQKEFSSLLIGETVELSVIAEDAKGEAVELPVDWVVEHGDGSLSETVGMASSYTAEKDGIHVITISYEDLSTSLEIRVGDEKNKTVLTKTIGEGSVSISPQQGSYPVGYEITIEAIPAAEWSFSHWEGDVSGTNRTLTIDIQDHVTAIAVFTKDSNAYTLRVSKTGEGEVIRSSLQASFSHNETVTLTASPKSGWTFSRWTGDIQSTNPRLQLNMNQDYQVRAVFIKNESTTDPKEDKKEESSPSENPNTKDNNKKDKSNNDKPAPPAPSQPEKRQFTLSTSVSGDGNITRNPSGQQFDEGVTVTLTAQPNSGWEFVRWSGDGSGTSRTIQVTMNGNKQVQAVFQRVQEEPKTVSLFTTVLGSGSIRQSQSGHQFPAGTTITLTATPAEGYRFVGWRGSLSNNNREIQITLQQDTIIQAYFEKEETEID; encoded by the coding sequence ATGAAACCGAATAAACTAATCTATATTTCCGGGAGCTTTGTCGCTCTTTTTGTGATAGCATTCCTCATTTTTATTTTTACACAACAAAAAAGTATAGACCCGTCTCAATTAGAATTTTTAGCTAATCAATCGTATGAACAAGGAGACTTTGAATCTAGCATTGAACAATATTTGCTGTTGTTAGAACAAGACCAAAAAAATGTGGAAGCTAGAATCGGACTTGCAAACAGCTATATCGCATTAGCACAACTAGAAGAAGCAGAACGTGTCTTCCTAGAAGGCACTGAGCTAATTCCCACTGAACCACAATTTTATATATTTTTATCCACCTTATATGCCAATCAATCAAATATTATTTCGGCTCTATCAACATTAGAAAAAGGTGTAACAAACACAAACTCCACTCAACTACAATCGGAATATAATAACTATGTGAACAACATCGGCATTTATGCAGATCATCCGCTTATTCAAAAGGGTGTACCACGTGAGTTCGGGTTAATTTGGATAGACTCGATGGATAGATATATTCCGATTGAAGCCGAGTGGGAAATTGTCGATGGACAAATAGCTGAGATTAACGAATCCACAACTACTCATGTTTCGGTACAAGGAAAAGAGTTAGGAAAAACAAAGATACTCGCTACAGTTGGAACCATTACACGTGAACTTGAAGTCGAAATTAAAGAACAAGTCATTGAATCACTAGATTTTGTACAGAAAGAATTTTCTTCTTTACTTATTGGCGAAACGGTTGAACTCTCTGTCATAGCCGAAGATGCGAAAGGAGAAGCAGTGGAACTTCCTGTAGATTGGGTAGTGGAACATGGAGATGGTTCGTTAAGCGAAACAGTAGGAATGGCTTCTAGTTACACGGCAGAAAAAGACGGAATCCATGTCATTACCATTTCATATGAGGATTTATCCACTTCTCTCGAAATTAGAGTGGGTGATGAAAAAAACAAAACTGTACTCACAAAAACGATTGGCGAAGGGTCGGTGTCCATATCTCCACAACAAGGTTCGTACCCGGTAGGTTATGAGATTACAATTGAAGCAATACCTGCAGCAGAGTGGTCATTTAGCCACTGGGAGGGTGATGTCTCTGGGACTAACCGAACACTTACGATAGATATTCAAGACCATGTCACAGCCATCGCTGTATTTACAAAAGATTCAAACGCATATACCCTTCGTGTCTCAAAAACAGGAGAAGGAGAAGTCATTCGCAGCTCGTTACAAGCTTCATTTTCACATAATGAAACAGTCACACTAACTGCTAGTCCTAAAAGCGGATGGACTTTCTCACGCTGGACGGGAGATATACAAAGTACAAACCCAAGGCTCCAACTTAACATGAACCAAGACTATCAAGTACGAGCTGTGTTTATAAAAAATGAATCAACGACTGATCCAAAGGAAGACAAGAAAGAGGAAAGTTCTCCATCAGAAAATCCAAACACAAAAGATAATAACAAGAAAGACAAGAGTAACAACGATAAACCAGCTCCTCCAGCACCATCTCAACCGGAAAAACGTCAATTTACATTATCGACATCCGTCTCAGGTGATGGAAATATAACGCGTAATCCATCTGGACAACAATTTGATGAAGGAGTAACTGTTACATTAACAGCACAACCAAATTCCGGATGGGAGTTTGTTCGATGGAGTGGTGATGGTTCAGGAACTTCACGTACGATTCAGGTAACGATGAATGGAAACAAGCAAGTTCAAGCTGTGTTCCAAAGAGTTCAAGAAGAACCAAAGACAGTTTCTCTTTTTACGACAGTATTAGGCTCAGGTTCAATTCGACAAAGTCAGTCTGGTCACCAGTTTCCGGCTGGAACAACGATAACGTTAACAGCTACTCCTGCAGAAGGCTATCGCTTCGTCGGGTGGCGAGGCTCCCTTTCTAATAACAATCGAGAAATTCAAATTACACTTCAGCAAGATACCATTATTCAGGCCTACTTCGAAAAAGAAGAAACTGAGATAGATTAA